One genomic window of Luteitalea pratensis includes the following:
- a CDS encoding SGNH/GDSL hydrolase family protein, giving the protein MISIDTTQACILRGAVIGCIAFALATPVVQAQGAYDGVVVFGTSLSDTGNAFVLWGEASTAPDYQLDPLLVPSAPYARGGHHFTNGRTWVEQLAGSLGHAGSVRPAFRAEGPVATNYAVAAARARDDGKNFNLTAQVDAFLEASGGIASPNALYVIEMGGNDIRDALVAYPNGHTLVIKEALQAIAVNVGRLYGAGARQFLIWRAPNPALTPAIRYLNSVMPGTAQLVTGLTMAFNGGLDGIVAQWTPAPEIHIARLDAFALLNEVVLSPETFDLTNVTAACITPGTAPFACVTPDEYLFWDGIHPTTAMHGFIAKRAAEALGQ; this is encoded by the coding sequence ATGATCAGCATCGACACCACTCAGGCCTGCATCCTTCGGGGCGCAGTCATCGGCTGTATCGCCTTCGCGCTGGCGACGCCTGTCGTTCAGGCCCAGGGCGCGTACGACGGCGTGGTGGTGTTCGGCACCAGCCTCTCCGACACCGGCAACGCCTTCGTGTTGTGGGGCGAGGCGAGCACGGCGCCGGACTACCAGCTGGATCCGCTGCTGGTGCCGAGCGCGCCGTACGCGAGGGGCGGCCACCACTTCACCAACGGCCGCACGTGGGTCGAGCAGCTGGCAGGCTCGCTCGGGCACGCCGGAAGCGTCAGGCCCGCATTCCGGGCCGAAGGGCCGGTGGCCACCAACTACGCGGTGGCGGCGGCTCGCGCCCGCGACGATGGCAAGAACTTCAACCTGACGGCGCAGGTGGACGCATTCCTGGAGGCGTCCGGCGGCATCGCGTCGCCCAACGCGCTGTACGTGATCGAGATGGGCGGCAACGACATCCGCGATGCCCTGGTCGCGTACCCCAATGGTCACACGCTCGTGATCAAGGAGGCACTGCAGGCGATCGCTGTCAATGTCGGGCGCCTGTATGGAGCGGGTGCGAGGCAGTTCCTGATCTGGCGCGCACCCAACCCCGCGCTCACTCCGGCCATCCGATACCTGAACAGCGTCATGCCTGGCACCGCGCAGCTCGTCACGGGCCTGACGATGGCCTTCAACGGCGGTCTGGATGGCATCGTCGCGCAATGGACGCCAGCTCCCGAGATCCACATCGCCAGGCTCGATGCCTTCGCGCTGCTCAACGAGGTCGTCCTCTCCCCCGAGACCTTCGACCTGACCAACGTGACGGCGGCGTGCATCACGCCAGGGACTGCGCCCTTCGCGTGCGTCACGCCCGACGAGTACCTGTTCTGGGACGGCATCCACCCGACCACCGCAATGCACGGCTTCATCGCCAAGCGCGCGGCTGAGGCGCTGGGGCAGTAG